DNA from Pseudomonadota bacterium:
ACAATCTGCAGCCACAAGGATATCTGCATTTTTCAGGAACAGAGCATCAGGAGGAATAAGTCTGATCTGTACCGGCCAGTGCATGAGGGAAGAATCTTCACGTGTAAATAGCGACGGATGGTTGGCTGCTTCACAGGGGGAAGAAAATATCTGCATGTTTGTGGAAGGGCAACCGCAGGGGAGAACGTCTTCTTTAATCGTTTCATGGTCGGATATGTGGTTATGAAAAAGTTCTTTATTTTTTAAATGCTGCTCAACTGCTTCATTATCAAAAGATTCTGCTTCCCTCTCAACTATCTTGAGAGCGCCTTCAGGGCATTCCCCGATACATGCAGCAAGACCATCGCAGTAATTTTCCGATACGAGCACGGCTTTGCCGTTGACAAGCTCTATCGCGCCTTCGGCACAGGCTAAGACACATTGACCGCATCCATTGCAGAGATCTTTATCTATCTCTATTATATTTCTTTTTGTTTTCATTAATTTCCTCCCAAAGCCATTCAAAAACCAGAAAGGTAAGGGGTCAATAATTCCATCAACCCCTTAACCTCTCGGATTATCAATACATTTTCTTTATCCCAGTATTGCTTTCAAATCCTCATCCGGTGTTGCAATAGGTTTGATGTCAAATGTCTTTACCAGTATGTCCAGTACATTCGGAGTGACAAAGGCAGGGAGGGACGGTCCGAGACGGATGTTCCTGATACCGAGGTAGAATAATGTCAGGAGGATTGCCACCGCCTTCTGTTCATACCATGAAAGAATAAATGAGAGAGGCAGGTCGTTTACACCGACATTGAAAGCCTTTGAAAGTGCAACAGCAATTTGTATTGCCGAATACGCGTCATTGCACTGCCCGATGTCGAGAAGCCTCGGTATGCCGCCGATATCGCCCAGGTCTTTATCGAAAAAGCGAAACTTGCCGCAGGCCAGGGTCAGTACTATACAATCCTTCGGGACTTTTTCTACAAACTCTGTGTAGTAGTTCCTGCCGGGTTTTGCCCCATCGCAGCCTGCAACAAGGAAGAAATGGCGTATATTTTTGTTCTTAACAGCCTCTATCACTTGGCCGGCTACACCCATCACGGTATTCCTTGCAAAACCAACCATTACGGACTTACCGTTTGTATCTTCAACAAAGCCTTGCATTGAAAGGGCTTTTTCGATAACATGAGTAAATTTATGGTCAGAAATATGTACGACACCAGGCCATCCTACCAGGCCGGTAGTAAATATATTGCCTGAATATGTATCCAACGGTTTTTGGATACAATTGGTGGTCATCAGGATTGCACCGGGGAATTGGGCAAAATCTTTATGCTGGTTCTGCCATGCAGTACCATAATGTCCGTAAAAATGAGGATACTTTTTAAGCTCAGGGTATCCGTGCGCAGGGAGCATCTCACCGTGGGTATATGCAAAGATGTCTTTTCCCGCAGTCTGCTTCAGGATGTCTTCAAGGTCTTTCAGATCATGGCCGGAAACGAGTATCGCCTTGCCCTTTTTCGCACCGAGGGGGACCTTTGTGGGAACAGGGTGACCATATGTTCCGGTATTTGCTTCATCAAGTATTTCCATGGCTTTTAAATTAATTTCCCCGCACTTGAGTACGAGCGGCAAAAGATCATCCGGAGACAGATTTTCTTCCAGGAGTGTTGAAAGAGCATTGTACGTAAAGGCGTAGATTGCATCGTCTTCCCGGCCAAGGAGCTGTGCATGGTACGCATAAGCAGCAATTCCTTTGAGCCCGAAGAGAAGAATATGTTTTAATGAGCGTATATCTTCATTTTTAGCTGGGTATGATGCTAACCCGAATTGTTCTCCTTGTTTTGTAAGGCCCTCAAGGGTGGCTTCGGGTTTGAATTTTACTTTTGCTTCTGTTGTATCAGTGTTTATTCCCGCTGCTTTAATCTTTTCCTTTAAAGCATCCCTTAATGAAACGGTACTGTGAATGAGTACCGCAAAACGTTCCGGATCAAAATCCACATTAGTCAGAGTTGAAAATAGAGCTTCGAGGGTAAATATATCAGTTTCATGATCAATAACACCAGCCTTTCTTCCCTCGGTTGCATAATAGGAGAGTTCTATAAGCGTATATATGAGAAGATCCTGAAGAGCTGCAACATCGGTCTGTTTACCGCAGACACCTATTTTTGTGCATCCCTCGCCTTTTGCCGTTTGTTCACATTGATAACAAAACATATAAGCCTCCTTTTAGTATTAAGTGCCGGATCTTGATTTTTTGGTTTTTAGGTTAAAAATCAAAACCGAACGCCTATTTCATTATTATAAGCACTATATTACAGATTGTTCTAAGAATCCTTGACTTAGATCAAAAAAGTAAATGTGATAAATTAAAGACAGAAGGATTTTCTATATCTAGAAATTTACTTGACATCATATTTAAACAGAAGGAAAATAAAAAATATAAAGGCGGGAACAATTAAGTTTTCAGATACACAGACGTCTTAATAAATTGGCATAGCCATATATAATCAGGAGGATAAAAAGATGACAAAAGAAGAAATAATCAGCTTTGTGAACGCAAACCCTGTCTGCTACCTTGCTACTGTTGAAGGCAACTCACCGCATGTTCGTGCAATGGGGATGTACAAGGCTGACGACAGGGGCATCCTGCTTCAAACAGGCACGATTAAAGGAATGTACAAGGAAATTGTCCAGAACCCTAAAATCGAGCTATGTTTTAATGGAGGAGAGAAAGTTGTGCGCGTGAGCGGTACTGCTGAATTCTTAGAAGATCAGGATCTCAAAGAGGAAATTGTAAAAGTACGGCCTTTTCTAAAACCGTTAGTAAATGCTCAGGGCTACGATGTCATAAAGGTTTTCCGTGTTGCAAATGCCGTAGCTACTGTCTGGACAATGGCTACCAACCTTGAAACAATGGAGTTTATTAAGCTTTAGCAAGCAACAAGAATTGCACAGGCAAGGCTCTATAAGGTATACGACAAGCTATATATATAAAGGCCTCTTATGCACCGTGCAAGCATGTTCTATACTTTGAATCCGCCTATAACATCCTCAAGGTTTACGGATAGCTGCGCCAGTTCCTGAGATGCTTCGGCTATTTGTATGGAGCTGCCTGATGTATCTTTTGAAACCGATGCGATTGTTTCTATATCTCTGTTAATTTCTTCCGAGGTAGCTGCCATTTCTTCGGTTGCCGACGCTATCTGTTGCACCATGCCGTGGAGCTGGTTTACTCCGCCTATTATATTGCGCAACACATTCCCGGCCTGGGTGGATAAATCAACACCTGATTTTACTTCCATTGTTATATTCTCCATAGATAAAACAATCTGATGGACTTCGTTTTGAATTGCTTTGATCATCCCGCTTATTTCAGCGGTAGAATTGCCGGACCTTTCTGCAAGCTTTTTCACTTCATCGGCAACAACTGCAAAGCCCCGCCCCGCATCGCCTGCACGGGCAGCTTCAATGGCAGCATTGAGCGCTAGAAGATTCGTCTGATCCGCTATATCGTTAATTACCGTTACAATTTCTCCTATCTGATTGGAGCGGTCACCCAGCGATCTTACCAGTTTAGCCGATTCATCGATTATTTTTGCTATGGACTTTACCTTTTCAACCGAATTATCTACAACTATCTCCCCGTTCTTTGCTAAATTGGATGTATCTGTTGCAGAAGCTTCTATGTTGGATGTATTTTTTGCAATGTCGAGTATGGTTTGAGACATTTCCTCTGAAGCGGTTGCAACCTGAGACGCCCTGCCAGCCTGCTCGCCTGCCCCCTTCGACATTAATTCAGAGCTTGCATTTAACTGGTGGCTTGCTGATGCAATATTTCCTGCAGCTGTTTTAACTCCGCTGATAATATTCTGGAGTTTTATTACCATATTTTTCATGGCATTGAGAAGCTGACCTGTCTCATCTGTTCCGGCAACCTCTATACAGGCAGTCAGATCACCGTCGGCAATCCTTTGTGCAACGGAGACTCCTTCGCTCAAGGGTTTAGTGATGCTCCTTGCAAGAAAGGAAGCAAGGAATATTGCAAAAGCAAAAACTACAGTCCCGATGATCAGGAGGAAGTAGCGAGCCCTCGAGTAAGTTGCGTATGCATCTTTCCCGCTGGCGCCTATATGTTCCTGTTGAAATTTCACCATTTGATCACAAATCTCTTTGAGCATGGCGGATACCTGAAGAGACCCTGCGAGCATAGTACTTGCCTGATTCATGTTGCCGGCAGAAGCTTGCTCAATTACCTGGTCGTTTGCACTCCGGACAATGGTAATGTTCTGTTTGATCTCTTCGATAAGCGCCTTGCCCTTTGCTGTGTTTTCCAGTTTCTCAAGCTTCTCAAGCGAGGCCTTGTAAGTTTCCCGGGCAGCGTCGATCTTCTTCTTCTCGGACTTTGTCACATTTTCATCATTAGCCAATATGGTTGTAAGGATGCCCGTGGAAACTGCGCTGACTGAGTCCTGTATCGCATAGGCAAGCTCAATCTTAGCATTATCTACCTTGACAATCCGCTCCAGTTTGCCGTTAATGCCGCTTAAACTCCATATACCGGTAACAGTCAGAACTACCATAAAAGCAATAATCAGTCCTAACCCCACTCCCAAGCGCGCTTTTATAGTAAGGCTTCCCAAGTGTATCATCCTGAATATTTTTACGCTCATATATTCACCCCTTCATAATTTTTTTAAATATATTTATTTGTTGACTTCATTACCAAGACCAAAATATAACGCATCATTTTTCTTTAACACTTATCGGCAAATTAAAAGATTTATTAAATAAAATCAGGATGAATATATTAAACACCTTGTTTTACTCATCATTCTTTCCTTGTACGTTCCAATCATTTAGATTTTTATTCCTTTCCCCGTCTTAGCATTACAGATAGAGAGATGATTGCAATTTCCTTAAAGGGTATATCTATTAATGTTATTTAGACTTTAATCCTTTTCTGTTATAATGACGGATACATATTTTGTTAAGGGTATAATATTAAAAATCTTCCTTCAGAAATTTTGGTATATTAATGATAAAGCACCTGATAACGTCGCAAATCAAAAAAAATAAAGATTTAATTTTAAATGAAACGAATGAAATGAACGGCTTCACAAAACTATTGATGAAGCATAGAAACACAGGTATTGAATGGACAAGAGAAGAAAAAATAAAATTGAAGTATTATTTGTGGCGTATAGCCATCTATGTGCCTATAATAATTATATTCCTTCTTCCCTTCGGCACGCTGCTGCTGCCCGTTTTGGCTGAAAGCCTCGATAGAAGGAAAAACAGGCGGCCGCCAATAAACAAAGATTCTTGTAATCCATAACAACTGGAAAAATAAAGAAAGCAAAGATGTAAGTCACCGGTAATGGAGGCGTTTTATTGGATTTAATAGTAAGTAGTTTGCGAATACCCTTTGAAAAAGATGAAATAGATGAATATATAAAAACCGCTTCACACACACTGAAGGTCAGCGAAAAAGATATAAAATTTGTTAAAATACTGAACAAATCACTTGATGCAAGAAGCAAAAAACAGTTTTACTACGAAATTTCAATAGTTGTAAGTATTGATGACAGTTTTGACAATAAAGAAAGCTTTCTAATATATACGGAAAATTTAAAGACGGAAAAGAAAATAAAAAGCATTAAGGAGAGGCCTATAATAGTAGGTTTTGGCCCTGCCGGCATGTTTACTGCCCTTGAACTTATTGATTACGGCATTAAACCTTTAATATTTGAAAGAGGTAAAAAGATAGAAGAACGTTCCATCGATGTCCAAAGATTTTTAAAAGAAAGAGAATTAGATCCTGAATCAAATATCCAATTCGGCGAAGGCGGCGCCGGTTTGTACTCGGATGGGAAACTTTTTTCCAGGATAAAAAATTCGGGGTATGCAAACAAGGTGTTGGATACTTTTATTAAGTTCGGAGCCCCTGAAGAAATAGGGTATATCAGCAAGCCCCATCTGGGGACAGACGTGTTGCGCAGAATAGTTACAAATATACGGAACTATATCCTTGAAAGAGGCGGCGAGATCCACTATGCCTCAAAAATGTCAGGCATGATGATATCGGACGGCAAAGCGCTGGGTGTATTAATAAACGGTCAGAAAGAATACAGTGCTTCAATTATATATCTTGCGATAGGACATTCTGCGCGTGATACGTTTGAGCTGATTCATGAAAAAGGTATTAATATTGAGCAAAAGCCTATTTCTGTCGGTGTGAGAATAGAACATCCTGCCGAAATTATTAATCTTATCAGATATGGCAGTAAATATAAGAACTTTTCCGGAATAGGGGCTGCCGATTATTCTTTCACCTATAACAATCGGGCAATAAGAAGGGGGGTATACACATTCTGCATGTGCCCGGGGGGCGAAGTAATAAATGCTTCCTCTGAAAACGGCATGTTAGTTGTAAATGGTATGAGCTACTCCAAAAGGTCATCAGCATTTTCGAATTCAGCGATTGTGGTAACCTGTCATACAGATGATTATCAATCAACAAATCCATTAGCTGGTATCGAGTTCCAAAGAAATATCGAGAAAAAGGCTTTTATCGCAGGAGGGGGAAAATGGAAAGTTCCTGCACAAAATCTGGTGGATTTTTTATCCAATAGAATATCTGACAATTTGAATAATCATTCATACAGAATGGGTGCGGTAGCCGTTGATATGTATGATATTTTGCCGAAATTTGTAGGCAATGCACTTTTATCGGCGTTTAATAAATGGAAAGAAGATTATCCATTGTTTGTTTCAGAACATGCAATATTGTTAGGAGCAGAAACAAGAACTTCTTCCCCTGTAAGAATCAAACGCAGCGAAAAATATGAATCAATAAATATAAAAAACCTGTACCCC
Protein-coding regions in this window:
- a CDS encoding pyridoxamine 5'-phosphate oxidase family protein produces the protein MTKEEIISFVNANPVCYLATVEGNSPHVRAMGMYKADDRGILLQTGTIKGMYKEIVQNPKIELCFNGGEKVVRVSGTAEFLEDQDLKEEIVKVRPFLKPLVNAQGYDVIKVFRVANAVATVWTMATNLETMEFIKL
- a CDS encoding dehydrogenase, with the translated sequence MDLIVSSLRIPFEKDEIDEYIKTASHTLKVSEKDIKFVKILNKSLDARSKKQFYYEISIVVSIDDSFDNKESFLIYTENLKTEKKIKSIKERPIIVGFGPAGMFTALELIDYGIKPLIFERGKKIEERSIDVQRFLKERELDPESNIQFGEGGAGLYSDGKLFSRIKNSGYANKVLDTFIKFGAPEEIGYISKPHLGTDVLRRIVTNIRNYILERGGEIHYASKMSGMMISDGKALGVLINGQKEYSASIIYLAIGHSARDTFELIHEKGINIEQKPISVGVRIEHPAEIINLIRYGSKYKNFSGIGAADYSFTYNNRAIRRGVYTFCMCPGGEVINASSENGMLVVNGMSYSKRSSAFSNSAIVVTCHTDDYQSTNPLAGIEFQRNIEKKAFIAGGGKWKVPAQNLVDFLSNRISDNLNNHSYRMGAVAVDMYDILPKFVGNALLSAFNKWKEDYPLFVSEHAILLGAETRTSSPVRIKRSEKYESINIKNLYPIGEGSGYAGGITSSAVDAIKAVESSLSNIDGY
- a CDS encoding 4Fe-4S binding protein is translated as MKTKRNIIEIDKDLCNGCGQCVLACAEGAIELVNGKAVLVSENYCDGLAACIGECPEGALKIVEREAESFDNEAVEQHLKNKELFHNHISDHETIKEDVLPCGCPSTNMQIFSSPCEAANHPSLFTREDSSLMHWPVQIRLIPPDALFLKNADILVAADCTPVAYPAFHKDFLKGKAVLIGCPKFDDTEAYIAKFAEIFNNAGIKSVTVLIMEVPCCSKLPMIVHQGMELSGKKVPMEVVVISARGKILKKEKM
- the hcp gene encoding hydroxylamine reductase; translation: MFCYQCEQTAKGEGCTKIGVCGKQTDVAALQDLLIYTLIELSYYATEGRKAGVIDHETDIFTLEALFSTLTNVDFDPERFAVLIHSTVSLRDALKEKIKAAGINTDTTEAKVKFKPEATLEGLTKQGEQFGLASYPAKNEDIRSLKHILLFGLKGIAAYAYHAQLLGREDDAIYAFTYNALSTLLEENLSPDDLLPLVLKCGEINLKAMEILDEANTGTYGHPVPTKVPLGAKKGKAILVSGHDLKDLEDILKQTAGKDIFAYTHGEMLPAHGYPELKKYPHFYGHYGTAWQNQHKDFAQFPGAILMTTNCIQKPLDTYSGNIFTTGLVGWPGVVHISDHKFTHVIEKALSMQGFVEDTNGKSVMVGFARNTVMGVAGQVIEAVKNKNIRHFFLVAGCDGAKPGRNYYTEFVEKVPKDCIVLTLACGKFRFFDKDLGDIGGIPRLLDIGQCNDAYSAIQIAVALSKAFNVGVNDLPLSFILSWYEQKAVAILLTLFYLGIRNIRLGPSLPAFVTPNVLDILVKTFDIKPIATPDEDLKAILG
- a CDS encoding methyl-accepting chemotaxis protein, with translation MSVKIFRMIHLGSLTIKARLGVGLGLIIAFMVVLTVTGIWSLSGINGKLERIVKVDNAKIELAYAIQDSVSAVSTGILTTILANDENVTKSEKKKIDAARETYKASLEKLEKLENTAKGKALIEEIKQNITIVRSANDQVIEQASAGNMNQASTMLAGSLQVSAMLKEICDQMVKFQQEHIGASGKDAYATYSRARYFLLIIGTVVFAFAIFLASFLARSITKPLSEGVSVAQRIADGDLTACIEVAGTDETGQLLNAMKNMVIKLQNIISGVKTAAGNIASASHQLNASSELMSKGAGEQAGRASQVATASEEMSQTILDIAKNTSNIEASATDTSNLAKNGEIVVDNSVEKVKSIAKIIDESAKLVRSLGDRSNQIGEIVTVINDIADQTNLLALNAAIEAARAGDAGRGFAVVADEVKKLAERSGNSTAEISGMIKAIQNEVHQIVLSMENITMEVKSGVDLSTQAGNVLRNIIGGVNQLHGMVQQIASATEEMAATSEEINRDIETIASVSKDTSGSSIQIAEASQELAQLSVNLEDVIGGFKV